DNA from Candidatus Ishikawaella capsulata Mpkobe:
GATATTGAAATTAATGTTTATATATTTAATATTTCGTTAGCTAACAGCTAATAGTCGTATTATACAATATACGGTACAGTAAAAATTCCTCCCAATGCATCGATCCATTCTTTTGAAGAAAATCAATAAGTTAAAGTTATTATCTGATTTATATCGGAAACAATAGATGCGTTTATTATTAGCTTTATTTACTTTACATTCAACCGGACCACCTTACAATTAGCTGCAATTTGTTTTACCTGGCGATTCGGACTATTTCTTAGTATCCAGTGGATTTCTTATTGCCTAATTCATTTTACTCTCTTTTCTGTATTTGAAATAATATTATTCTATTCACTTGCAGCAGGATATCTTTCTATTTATGCTTCTTGATTTACCGCCGTATTGAATTATTTCTGTCCAACTCCTACAATCTTTCGCTTAACTTTATATTCCCCCATTTTATGGCATTGTAGTGAATTTCTTAACAGGTTTTCCTTGTTGTTTGGATATACTCTAGGACTTCTCATTTATGTATTTCTAAAACTTCATATCCAATCTATTCTATTTATAATGTCAGTATCAATAATATGGTCTTTACAGGATATACGTTACGAAATAAAAAAATAAAAATATGTTTAAGAATTAAAATAAAACACTATTTAAGCACTTAATATTTACATTACGGCTAGCAAACCCCTATTTGGAAAAGTATCAATTATTATTTGGCCAGAATCAGCTATTGGTGATTTTGTAAAAAAACAACAGTCCTTATTATATGATCTAAATAAGAAAATTTTTAAAAGTAATACCTATTTTTTATTAATTGTTTCTAATGATGTGTGGTTTGGCAACATTTTCAAATGACTCGTATGCGTATTAGAACTAGGACGTCCTTTAATTGTTGATACTGATAATGGTATAACTGCTATCATAACTCCAAAAGGTAAAATACAAAGCATACTGCCACAATTTCAACCAAACGTACTTATTATTGGGCAAATTACATCTACACGAGGAGAAACTCCTTATTGCTAGTTAGGACAATGGCCAATTTTTATAATAATATTATGTACTGCTGTATACATATTTATTAAAAATGTCAAACAGGTGTGGTCAGAGTATATATAAATTAAAGTATTATTGAATTTTATTCAAAACTAATATTACTAAGGATCAATAAATTATATGCAAGACCAATATTGTCCACAAGAAGTAGAGTCTTATGTTCAGAGTTACTGGGAGGAAAATAACACATTTAAAGTCACTGAAGATCTAGAAAAAGAGAAATATTATTGCCTTTCTATGTTACCATATCCTTCGGGACGTTTACATATGGGACATGTTCGCAATTATACTATTGGAGATGTAATTGCACGTTATCAACGTATGCTTGGTAAAAACGTAATGCAACCTATTGGTTGGGATGCTTTTGGTCTCCCAGCAGAAAATGCAGCTATAAACAATAATATAGCACCTGCTATCTGGACATATAATAATATTATTTATATGAAAAATCAGCTTAAACAATTGGGATTTGCTTATGATTGGAGTCGTGAATTAACTACTTGTCACCCTGAATTTTATCGGTGGGAACAATGGTTTTTTACGCAATTATATAAGAAAGGATTAGTTTATAAAAAAACAGCAGCTGTCAATTGGTGTCCAAATGATCGCACAGTACTGGCAAATGAACAGGTACTCAATGGATGTTGTTGGAGATGTGATGCAAAAGTAAAATATAAAGAAATTCCACAATGGTTTATAAAAATTACCCATTATGCAGAAGAATTGTTAAATGAATTAGATAATTTAGATGGATGGCCGGAACAAGTTAAAACCATGCAACGTAATTGGATAGGTCGTTCTGAAGGCATAGAAATACTTTTTAATATTATTAATGATGATAAAAAAATTACTGTATACACGACTAGACCAGACACTGTAATGGGTATAACTTATCTATCCATAGCCGCAAACCATCCATTAGCTATTCACAGTGCAACTAAAAACTCTATGATCGCTGATTTTATAATTACCTGTCGTAATCTTAAAGTAGCAGAAGCAGATATATTAACAATGGAGAAAAAAGGAATTGATAGTAATTTATTAGCTTTACATCCTTTGAGTGGCGAAAAAATACCAATATGGATTTCTAACTTCGTATTAATGGAATATGGTACTGGAGCTATAATGGGAGTTCCTGCTCATGATCAACGCGATTGGGAATTTGCAATTAAATACGGTTTACCTATTAAACCAGTTATTCTGGAATTAAACGGCAATATACCAGATTTAACTAAGGGTGCTATGATTAATAAAGGAATATTATGTAATTCTGGTATATTCAGTGGATTAGATAATAAATCTGCATCTAAAAAAATAAATGACGCCTTAATAAGTAAAGGTGCGGGAATTTATAAAATCCATTATAGACTACGTGATTGGGGAGTATCCCGTCAACGTTATTGGGGTACTCCTATCCCGATGTTAACACTATCCGATGGTTCTATAATACCAACACCTGATGATCAGTTGCCAGTTATCTTACCAGAAAATGTCATAATAGATGGAACCAGTAATCCGCTTAAATCGGATTTAGAATGGGCAAACATCAGACTTAATAATGGTCAATTAGCTTTACGTGAAACTGACACGTTTGATACCTTTATGGAGTCATCATGGTATTATGCACGTTATACTTGTGTAAACTATGATAAAGGTATGATAAATACTAAAGCAGCAAATTATTGGTTACCAATTGATCAATATATAGGTGGCATTGAACATGCTATTATGCATTTAATGTATTTTCGTTTTTATCATAAACTTTTGCGAGATGCTGGATTTATTACATGCAATGAACCTGCAAAACGTCTTATTTGTCAGGGTATGGTAGTAGCTGATTCTTTTTATTATCTGGACTCTAACGGAGAACGCAAATGGATTTCACCAATAGATGTTACTATAAAGCGTGATAAGCAAGGACACATAATAAAAGCAACAGATAAGCATACAGGACGGGCATTAATTTATGCAGGTATTAGTAAAATGTCCAAATCAAAAAACAACGGTATAGATCCAGCAGTAATGGTAAAACGTTACGGAGCTGATACTGTACGTTTATTTATCATGTTTGCTGCTCCTGTACAGAAAACATTAGAATGGCAAGAATTTGGAATAGAGGGTATACATCGTTTTCTAAATAAAATATGGAAACTTGTTTATGAACATGTAAAAAGTGGTGTAACTAAGGAGCTTAATATACTTAGCTTAAATAATGAACAGAAAAATCTCCGCAGAGATCTACACAAAACTATAAAGAAAGTATCTGATGATATCGGCAGACGTCAAACTTTTAATACTGCAATTGCATCTATCATGGAATTTACCAATAAACTTACTCGTGCCTCTAAAAAAACTGAACAAGATCGTGCTTTAATTCAAGAATGTTTGCTAGCTATAATTCGTTTACTTTATCCCTTTACTCCTCATATAAGTTATGTACTATGGCAAGCTTTAGATGGTAATTCAATAATTGACAATGCTTCTTGGCCTATTGCAGATGATAAAGCAATCAAAGATGATTTATTAATGATAATAGTACAAATTAATGGTAAAACTCGAACAAAAATTTTTATTTCTCCGAAAACTAATGCTGAAGAAGTAGAATTAATCGCCTTGCAACAAGCAGTTATAAAAAAATATCTTACTAATGGTAAGATCCAAAAAGTAATTTATGTCAATGGTAAATTACTGAATATCGTCGTGAAAAGCAATTCATAAAAATAATTTTGATATTATCAATATATATATAAATTAGCAAATGCTAAACCTAAATTTAGCTTATTAAATAATTAATGATTTTTGAGCAATTCATATTACTATGATTGAAATTTATGCTGAACAACTACAAGAACATCTTAACAAAGGATTAAATAATGCTTATTGGCTATACGGTAACGATCCTTTCTTACTTGAAGAAAGTTATTTAATTCTTCGTAGCACTGCATTAAATCAAGGATTTAGCGAACACAATAGTATTGTGTTAAATTTGCATACCAATTGGAATGAGATATACACTAAATGTCAGTCTGGTGGTTTATTCAATAAACGCAAAATATTAACACTAATATTGTCTGAAAAAAATTTCATAGCTTTAAATTATCGTGCTTTAATTAAATTGTTAAATGTATTACCTAAAGATATTTTAGTCATATTAAAAAACGAACAAAAAACAAAAACATATGAAAATAAATATTTGTTAAAATTTTTGGCAAAAAAAATTATAATGGTCGTTTGCTTAACTCCAAATCAAAGGCAGCTGCCTTATTGGGTCAAGCAACGAGCTAAATCCATTCAACTAGCACTTAATAATCAAGCTATTGAAAAAATTTGTTACTATTATGAAGGCAATTTATTGGCGTTAACTCAAATACTAGAATTGCTTCGGTTACTTTCTCTTACTAATGAATTAACAAACGATTGTATAGATAAAATTATAAATTATTCTGCTTGTTTTAGTCCTTATCATTGGATAGATGCGCTGCTAGAAGGAAAGGCTGAACGTTCTTTATATATTTTGCAAAGTTTAGCTAAATCAGATGTAGAAAGACTAGTATTGTTAAGAATTTTACAATATGATCTCTTGCAATTATTGAAAATACATCGGACAAATAATAAGTTACCTTTAAATGTTTTAATAAATAAATATTGCTTTTGGAAGAATCGCCGTCAAATTTATTTGACTGCTTGTAAAAGAATTAACCTATCTAGATTGAATTATATTTTACATTTACTGACTAAAGTGGAATTATCTTTCAAGCAAAACTACAATTATTCATTTTGGTCAGCATTAGAAACAATCTCTCTAATAATAGTGAATATTACGAATGTCCAATTTATTGAATAATTCAATTAGCTATTATTAATATTACAATATTTAAAATTGATCAAAGTGAAATAATATCCAAGACGGTTACAATTGATAACTTAATAATTTTAATAATATTATTAGGTTGTAATAAACAATTAGTTTTATGGATGACATTATTTAATTTAAGACATGGGCATTGCAGGCAATATTTTTAATCATTTGTTCAGTGGTAAATATCCAGGATTTCAATTTATAGAAAAAATAAATAAAAAAATGGTTAACAAATTATATAATGTTTCTGCCGGATTAAAGATAATACTTATTTATTAAATATCAGCAACAGAGATTCGTAATAGTTTCGAGCAATGTTAAATAATTTTATTAATTATATCATAAATAATTAAATGATATTTGCTATAAGCATATTAGTTGTACTTCAATTTGATTTACTATCTATGGAAAATACATATATTAGCTCTGTGAAAACTAATACAAATACTTATGGTGTATAGAGTAATTGTTTTGATTAATAAAATTAACATAGCTTTAAACTAACAAAGGAAAATTGCTATTGAAAAGTTAAATAATTGCCTAGGAAAAGAAATATTTATTCGCAGAATAAGTGTATGTATTTGCTTGATTATTTTTATAATGTGCATTGTATTAATAAAAATCTACTATTTACAAATCCTGCAATTTAAAGAGAATAATATTCTTGCTACTTTGAATCATATACAGTTTTTATCTATAAACCCTAATAGAGGTAACATTTATGACCGTAATGGAATATTATTGGCATGGGATCGTATTATATATCAATTAGAATTAATACCTGAAAAGGTTAATAATATAGAAAAAACACTATACCAACTGAAACCGATTATTGATCTTACGGATGAGGAGATAAATCTTTTTAAAGAAAAAGAAGAGCATGATGGTAAATGGAATCCCATTGTATTAAAGAATAATCTCAATTATAATCAAATTGTCAGATTATCAGTTAGTCATTACCTTTTTCCTGATATTAAAATAACAACATCTTCACAAAGATATTATCCATATGGTTCAATCTTGGCACATGTAATTGGTTATGTTTCTCCTGAGGGAGATATTAACAAAGATGATAAATATCAAACTTGTGTTTATAAACCAATTGGTATGTCAGGTATTGAAAATTATTACAACAAATTACTTTATGGAATAGATGGCTATAAGAAATTACAAGTGAATAACACTAGTAGAGTAGTGCGTCAATTAGACTACAAATATCCTGAAGTTGGAAAAGATATATGGTTAACTATAGATCTTGAACTTCAGCAATACATTTATAATATTTTAGCTGGTGAACGCGCTATAGTTATCGTTAGTGATCCAAATACCGGTGAAATTGTAGCATTCGTATCTACTCCTAGTTATAATCCTAATTTATTCGTCAATGGGGTATCACAAAAAACTTATGAAAAGTTATCAGAAGAGAATAATAAACCCTTATATAATCGGGGGACCCAAGCTGTTTATCCACCGGCTTCTACAATTAAACCATATATGGCAATTGCCGCATTAAGCACGGGTATTCTTTATGAGAATACTAAACTATTAGATGCAAGGTTGTGGAAATTACCAGGATCCAAGACACGTTACTATGACTGGAAAAAAAAGGGACTTAGCTATATAACTATCAGAAAAGCTTTAGAAGAATCATCTGACACGTTTTTTTATCAAGTCGCATATAACTTGGGAATACATCGCATATCTGAATGGATGCAGAAATTTGGGTTCGGCATACTTACAGGTATCGATTTACCAAAGGAAAATCCCGCAAATGTGCCAACACGGGAATGGAAAAAACATACTTTACATAATTATTGGTATACAGGGGATACTATCCCTTTGGGTATAGGTCAGGGTTATTTTAGTACTACTCCCTTACAAATACATAAGGCTTTAATTACATTAATTAGTAACGGTTTAATAAAAATACCTCACTTATTACGCTATATATGTGTAAATAATAAAAAGATATATTATCATAATTTTCCCGATAATGTTATTAAAGAGATTAAATCTTCCACTTGGAAGATTGTTAAAGATGGTATGTATGGAGTGGCAAATAGTAAAAATGGAACAGCATTTTCTGTATTTAATAAGACTACTTATAAAATTGCTGCAAAATCTGGTACTGCTCAACTTTTTAGTATAAAAAAACGTGATAAGTATAATTTAAAGACTATAGCTATAAATATGCGTGATCATAAATTAATGAACGCTTTTGCACCTTATGATAAACCTACCATAGCTATTACTCTAATATTAGAAAATGGAGGTTGTGGTAAGCAAAAAATAGGACATATCATGCGAAATATATTAGATCATATTATTTTAGGTAAATAATGCATAGTTATTTTGCATAAAAGATCCTACGGTACGGAGAGTATATATCAAGAATAGTTTATATGAACAATAAAAATTCCATTTGGATGCGTATTCATATTGATCATCTAGTGATTATCATTTTTGGTTTATTAATATATGGTTTTATGATCTTGTGGAGTGCTAGTAATCAAAATATTAATATGATGGAGCTTAGATTATTTCAGATAATAATTGGCTTGTTGATAATGCTATTTATAGCTCAGTATCCACCTTATATTTATCAAAAATCAGCCCCTTATATTTACGGATTGTGTATTTTATTATTAATGATTGTAGATATATTTGGACATCTCACTAAAGGATCTCATCGTTGGATGAATTTATGGTTATTACATTTTCAACCATCTGAAATGGCAAAAATAGCGATACCATTAATGGTGGCTTCTTATCTTAATCGGGACGTCTATCCTCCTACTTTGAAAAGTACGGGCATTGCTCTAATAATAATTATAATACCAACAATTTTAGTTGCTATACAACCTGATCTTGGTACCTCTGTTTTAATTGCCTTTTCTGGTATATTAGTCTTGTTTTTATCTGGTATAAGTTGGATACTAATTAGTATAGTAATGTTTTTAATTATTGTTTTGGGTCCAATATTTTGGTTTTGTTTAATGCATGATTATCAACGAAGGCGTATTCGTACAATGTTTAATCCTGAATTATATCGACTTAATGCAGGTTATAACATTATTCAATCTAAAATTGCTATAGGGTCTGGAGGTATT
Protein-coding regions in this window:
- the leuS gene encoding leucine--tRNA ligase, with translation MQDQYCPQEVESYVQSYWEENNTFKVTEDLEKEKYYCLSMLPYPSGRLHMGHVRNYTIGDVIARYQRMLGKNVMQPIGWDAFGLPAENAAINNNIAPAIWTYNNIIYMKNQLKQLGFAYDWSRELTTCHPEFYRWEQWFFTQLYKKGLVYKKTAAVNWCPNDRTVLANEQVLNGCCWRCDAKVKYKEIPQWFIKITHYAEELLNELDNLDGWPEQVKTMQRNWIGRSEGIEILFNIINDDKKITVYTTRPDTVMGITYLSIAANHPLAIHSATKNSMIADFIITCRNLKVAEADILTMEKKGIDSNLLALHPLSGEKIPIWISNFVLMEYGTGAIMGVPAHDQRDWEFAIKYGLPIKPVILELNGNIPDLTKGAMINKGILCNSGIFSGLDNKSASKKINDALISKGAGIYKIHYRLRDWGVSRQRYWGTPIPMLTLSDGSIIPTPDDQLPVILPENVIIDGTSNPLKSDLEWANIRLNNGQLALRETDTFDTFMESSWYYARYTCVNYDKGMINTKAANYWLPIDQYIGGIEHAIMHLMYFRFYHKLLRDAGFITCNEPAKRLICQGMVVADSFYYLDSNGERKWISPIDVTIKRDKQGHIIKATDKHTGRALIYAGISKMSKSKNNGIDPAVMVKRYGADTVRLFIMFAAPVQKTLEWQEFGIEGIHRFLNKIWKLVYEHVKSGVTKELNILSLNNEQKNLRRDLHKTIKKVSDDIGRRQTFNTAIASIMEFTNKLTRASKKTEQDRALIQECLLAIIRLLYPFTPHISYVLWQALDGNSIIDNASWPIADDKAIKDDLLMIIVQINGKTRTKIFISPKTNAEEVELIALQQAVIKKYLTNGKIQKVIYVNGKLLNIVVKSNS
- the holA gene encoding DNA polymerase III subunit delta; protein product: MIEIYAEQLQEHLNKGLNNAYWLYGNDPFLLEESYLILRSTALNQGFSEHNSIVLNLHTNWNEIYTKCQSGGLFNKRKILTLILSEKNFIALNYRALIKLLNVLPKDILVILKNEQKTKTYENKYLLKFLAKKIIMVVCLTPNQRQLPYWVKQRAKSIQLALNNQAIEKICYYYEGNLLALTQILELLRLLSLTNELTNDCIDKIINYSACFSPYHWIDALLEGKAERSLYILQSLAKSDVERLVLLRILQYDLLQLLKIHRTNNKLPLNVLINKYCFWKNRRQIYLTACKRINLSRLNYILHLLTKVELSFKQNYNYSFWSALETISLIIVNITNVQFIE
- the mrdA gene encoding penicillin-binding protein 2; this translates as MAIEKLNNCLGKEIFIRRISVCICLIIFIMCIVLIKIYYLQILQFKENNILATLNHIQFLSINPNRGNIYDRNGILLAWDRIIYQLELIPEKVNNIEKTLYQLKPIIDLTDEEINLFKEKEEHDGKWNPIVLKNNLNYNQIVRLSVSHYLFPDIKITTSSQRYYPYGSILAHVIGYVSPEGDINKDDKYQTCVYKPIGMSGIENYYNKLLYGIDGYKKLQVNNTSRVVRQLDYKYPEVGKDIWLTIDLELQQYIYNILAGERAIVIVSDPNTGEIVAFVSTPSYNPNLFVNGVSQKTYEKLSEENNKPLYNRGTQAVYPPASTIKPYMAIAALSTGILYENTKLLDARLWKLPGSKTRYYDWKKKGLSYITIRKALEESSDTFFYQVAYNLGIHRISEWMQKFGFGILTGIDLPKENPANVPTREWKKHTLHNYWYTGDTIPLGIGQGYFSTTPLQIHKALITLISNGLIKIPHLLRYICVNNKKIYYHNFPDNVIKEIKSSTWKIVKDGMYGVANSKNGTAFSVFNKTTYKIAAKSGTAQLFSIKKRDKYNLKTIAINMRDHKLMNAFAPYDKPTIAITLILENGGCGKQKIGHIMRNILDHIILGK
- the rodA gene encoding rod shape-determining protein RodA; this encodes MNNKNSIWMRIHIDHLVIIIFGLLIYGFMILWSASNQNINMMELRLFQIIIGLLIMLFIAQYPPYIYQKSAPYIYGLCILLLMIVDIFGHLTKGSHRWMNLWLLHFQPSEMAKIAIPLMVASYLNRDVYPPTLKSTGIALIIIIIPTILVAIQPDLGTSVLIAFSGILVLFLSGISWILISIVMFLIIVLGPIFWFCLMHDYQRRRIRTMFNPELYRLNAGYNIIQSKIAIGSGGIWGKGFLHGTQSQLNFIPETTTDFIFSVLAEELGMIGISLLLLLYILLIIRGLIIASKAYSMFERIIASELIMMLFCYIVINISMVSGIIPVVGIPLPLISYGGSALVILMAGFGMIISIDTHS